The following is a genomic window from bacterium.
ATTGGGAAGCGCGATTGACCTTTGGACAGCTTTTCGCGAACACGCATACCACGGTAGTTCACAGCCATTTCTTGGTTACTTCTTTATGCTTGAAGACTGCGAAGCATCTACGCGACCGGTAGGCGTTCAGGAACCGCACTTCAGAGTATTGCCTGAATTTATCGGTGCTTCATATATGTTGCGTTATGAGTTATTTTGCCGAAAGCTTGTTCTGGAACGTCATTACACGGCATCGGCTTTTATTACTTCAACAAAACGAGACGGTCTCAACGGTCACTTCAAAATACCGGCGCAAGACCTTTCGGTTGAGCGCTTTATCAAAATGATGATGGGCTATGTTAAAACCTTCGTATGATACGATGCCACTGACTATTCACAGGTTGATCAACGGTGATGCGAGAGACTTGAGCTTTATTAATGACGAGTCGGTACATCTCGTTGTGACATCGCCTCCTTACTGGAATCTCAAGAAATATAACGAAAATATCGATCAGTTGGGTCACATTCGGGATTATGAGGATTTTCTTGCCGAACTTGAAAAAGTATGGAGACACGTATTCAGAATTTTAGTCCCTGGTGGCCGGCTTGTATGCGTTGTCGGCGATGTATGTGTTTCAAGGCGTAATTTCGGCAGGCATCTCGTGTTTCCACTTCATGCCGATATTTGTGTTATATGCCGCCGGATCGGTTTTGACAACCTCAATCCGATAATCTGGCATAAAATTGCCAATGCATCGTATGAAGTACCGAATGGATCGAAATTTCTCGGAAAACCTTACGAACCCAATGCTATTATCAAGAACGATATTGAATTTATTCTTATGCAGCGTAAACCGGGTGGATACCGTAATCCTTCTGAAACGCAACGAGATGCAAGCAGGATATCCAAAGAAGATTTCGACCGGTGGTTTCAGCAGATTTGGAACATACCCGGCGCTTCGACCAAACGACACCCGGCTCCATTCCCTTTGGAACTGGCAACACGGCTCGTAAGTATGTTTTCATTTGTCGGAGACACAATTCTCGATCCTTTTTGCGGATCAGGTACGACAATGATAGCCGCACTCAAAACAAAACGTAACAGTATAGGTGTCGAAATAGATTCCGAGTACTGTCGGTATACGGCTATGCATTTAAAAGCTGAGAACAACGATCTTTTCTCCGATACACGGCTTG
Proteins encoded in this region:
- a CDS encoding site-specific DNA-methyltransferase, whose amino-acid sequence is MLKPSYDTMPLTIHRLINGDARDLSFINDESVHLVVTSPPYWNLKKYNENIDQLGHIRDYEDFLAELEKVWRHVFRILVPGGRLVCVVGDVCVSRRNFGRHLVFPLHADICVICRRIGFDNLNPIIWHKIANASYEVPNGSKFLGKPYEPNAIIKNDIEFILMQRKPGGYRNPSETQRDASRISKEDFDRWFQQIWNIPGASTKRHPAPFPLELATRLVSMFSFVGDTILDPFCGSGTTMIAALKTKRNSIGVEIDSEYCRYTAMHLKAENNDLFSDTRLVFEKATVGHECVIKVDNEFMAPIHYMGK